The following nucleotide sequence is from candidate division KSB1 bacterium.
GTGCAGTTCAAAACAATTTCTCGACAATATTCGTATTCCGACTCTATTGATCAATTCAAAAAATGATCCATTTTTGACTGATTCTTGTTGTCCAATTGAACAAGCTCAATCCAATCCAAATCTCTTTCTGGAAATCCCCGAATCCGGTGGACATGTTGGATTTATTTCATTAAATAGTAACGGCATGTACTGGTCAGAATCCAAAGCTGTATCGTTTGCAAATCGACGAAGTATGGAATCATAGATAATAAGGAGTTTGGTATGAAATCAATAAAGATACGTAAGGTTTTATACTTTTCGATGCTGTTTGGATTGATTATCGTTTTTAGTCACTGTTCATATCAAAAAGAATCCCCACTCATTTTAATCTCTTTAGATGGGTTTCGCTACGATTACCTGGAAAAAGCGAACACTCCGAATCTGGATTATTTGGTGAACAATGGCGTCAAAGCCAAAGGGCTTATTCCCGTATTTCCATCTAAAACCTTCCCCAACCATTTTACTACAGTTACAGGACTCTATACTGAAAATCATGGCATCATTGCCAACAACATGTACGATCCAGAGTTTGATGCTTCTTTTAGCATGGGTAACCAGGAAGCAGTCCAGGACGGTCGATGGTGGGGCGGCGAACCGATTTGGATTACTGCAGAAAAGCAGGGGAAAACAAGCGCAACTTATTTTTGGCCAGGATCGGAAGCTGAATATGAAGGTATGCGGGCAACCTATTGGAAGAAATATGATGACAGAGTATCAAATACGGACCGGGTTCAGCAAATCCTTTCCTGGTTAGATTTGCCCGAGAACGAACGCCCTGCATTTTTCACCTTATATTTTAGTGACACCGATTATTTTGGCCATCGTTACGGACCTGATTCTCCTGAAGTTGTAAAAGCGATTACCCATTTGGATAGCACAATGGGTTTGTTGCTAGATGGTTTAGAAACACGAAATATTAAAGACAAAGTAAACATTATTATTACTGCAGATCATGGCATGACAGAATTAAGTCCGGACAGAGTTATTTTTCTTGATGATTATATTGATCTATCTACAGTTCGTATTGTTGATTGGCTTCCAGTTACTTGCATTCCTTTGGATAATACGAATGAAGATGAAATCTATAACAAATTAAAAGATGCTCACCCTAACTTTAAAGTTTATCGAAAAAGTGAA
It contains:
- a CDS encoding alkaline phosphatase family protein, translated to MKSIKIRKVLYFSMLFGLIIVFSHCSYQKESPLILISLDGFRYDYLEKANTPNLDYLVNNGVKAKGLIPVFPSKTFPNHFTTVTGLYTENHGIIANNMYDPEFDASFSMGNQEAVQDGRWWGGEPIWITAEKQGKTSATYFWPGSEAEYEGMRATYWKKYDDRVSNTDRVQQILSWLDLPENERPAFFTLYFSDTDYFGHRYGPDSPEVVKAITHLDSTMGLLLDGLETRNIKDKVNIIITADHGMTELSPDRVIFLDDYIDLSTVRIVDWLPVTCIPLDNTNEDEIYNKLKDAHPNFKVYRKSEIPDRFHYKNHRRVPAIVGIPDEGWSATSHSYFDSNQNRFVGATHGYDNTLKSMQGLFVAFGPAFKAGIEVDAFENVHIYNLMAKTLGLKPAPNDGDFEIVKEMLR